A stretch of Crossiella cryophila DNA encodes these proteins:
- a CDS encoding polymorphic toxin-type HINT domain-containing protein, with amino-acid sequence MRVRTFWRAVALVAGVSLAVTPASAIAAPAAAAVTRPEPQKERSVPGGPVPVQPAPVSETDTRAISAPPQVSWPAKGTADVELPAGRATPQGNAQPSTVDYRKAGDLPVAIGVLPAQASARSAPADPGKVRVEVLDRAEAVKAGVPGVLLKVTDAGGTAGRDLSVRLDYRGFAEAYGGNYGSRLRLVQYPECVLSTPERAECRSGTPLRGDNHAKDRSLTGAVTLAEPSSPGRAAVGTNAVLAAEPGAGSNGGSYQATDLAASASWQAGGSSGDFSYSIPVKVPPSLGGPAPSVGLSYSSGSADGRTSATNNQASMVGDGWDLSAGGYVERKYRSCTEDQYKNGDKNKKGNQGERRTGDQCYDTDNATLMLGGTSSELVWDAPNRRWRSKKDDGAYIELLKGADNGDNDGEHWKVTSTDGTQYFLGRNKLPGWDGAKRHPTTNSAWTVPVFGNHSDEPCYKPEYAAAWCQQAWRWNLDQVIDPKGNITVYYYNYEENHYGRNATPEAGTFYVRAGHIDRIEYGLREDNAYAAAPSKVRFETAERCLPSGAITCAPGQLNKDTAKSWPDVPFDQICAPNTRCESQLSPVFFTRKRLTKVVTEVLREVPNAQPRHFEVDSWSLRHIFPDSGDALSPVLWLAGATRSGHVGGTASLPEITFGGTSMPNRVGTIDRLTSVTRYRLTGIRGEGGGNTTVKYAEPECKKGDPLPAPEANTLRCYPTWWSPEGAPEPLLDWFHKYVVTSVHEGDNVGGSTLLSTEYQYPDKGGAWHFDDNDFGKPEHRTYSAWRGYQNVRVIKGAAGTVQSMNDTVYLRGMDEDRLPGGRKRDVWVTPGKGKAVEDHEALQGFVLETLEHNGGKVVSASVNQPWLKGPTATSGDDRSFLVQTAEVHGRALIAGDKWRETLVRKTFDEEFGTPLTVDDAGDLAVTGDEKCTQNTYLRNRDRWLLTYSARVLTVALPCAAAPGKDSDRISDVRSAYDYQEAGKAPTGRGEVTKVERWNGTGYQTVSESRFDPYGRTVETTDVDKKKSSTAYSPAGGLPVRTITSTNQLQHTSVKTLEPAWAIPVAETGPNGERADLAYDPLGRMLKVWPPSKPKVNEATPASTEYSYEYRPDKPTAVTTKSLQEKGGHTISVALYDGLLRPRQTQTPSASGGRVLSDTWYDSRGLAWKTNGAYYNQDSGPTTELLGVKDTEVPNQSVTHYDGMARPLEVIQLKGTRQDQVEQRRTSSRYEGDRTHVLPPTGDTVTSVISNAQGQVVERRQYHGQIPDGPFDATTYSYTKAGQLETVKDPMGNTWRYEYDALGRKFKDHDPDKGTTTYAFNDTDQLTSTTDSRGRTVAYSYDVLGRKDGMYEGAVGGKKLAEWTFDTLKKGLPTASTRFVDGQAYTSKVDWYDGANRPTKTSVVVPAREGGLAGTYTFSAKYSPNTGQLEQSSMPAAGGLPAETIAHDYNTLGMPTKTFGIETYADEHKYSPYGETMGLTYGSGGKRVWTDNFYEEGSRRAERTSITSGSAETARVADRNYRYDKAGNITRIADTPEGGPQDVQCFRYDYLRRMTTAFTPSTGDCQVPLEQKNIGGAAPYWYDFTFDKIGNRKTEVKHAPQGDTTRTYHYPAPGAGASQPHTVRSVEQAGPGGTRKDEFGYDATGNTTTRKVAGSTQTLDWDVEGKLSTVTEADGKKSQYVYDASGGRLLRKENGRTTLYLPGMELTMPDGGQPTAKRYYAHGGATVAVRGSVSGLNMTFGDHQGSPTTSINAATGAVDRRYQDPFGQTRAPLADSWPDDKGFVGGVNDSSGLTHIGARQYDGATGRFISADPIMDLADPQQINGYSYSNGNPITFSDSTGLAMDCRPTCLYEGENFNRVTPPGWSREQRVRDENARIARVKVKTDEKNAKNARQEKARNQAGVSQEEYEEAKRLAAKRVIDIVLDAAGEILKDITGLNDMEDCFVKGDFWGCASLASNLIPAAKLFTGLAKLYDGIRRAISAVSTYFEKIGPAKALLAKVDKVADDLKTDGGSCPIRSFVPGTRVLLADGSSKPIEEIRIGDRVQAADPETGESGARAVVGTVTNESVKRLVTVTVDTDGDRGEATGSVVATDNHPFWVDSQRRWVYARNLAAGDQVLDAAGAQVSVVATSERVAVQRVYNLAIDDIHTYFVLAGSTATLTHNCPEGDSSEPKEYGPYSREESRSQPPEVADMQVDSGELWGRPYMNGVGKPVVQAYNRPLPEGVRGIEFYTTVRPNFKASPAPEVRWYAGDEGVIFDDDFAKIPARITKNTQTGRT; translated from the coding sequence ATGAGGGTCCGAACATTCTGGCGCGCCGTGGCGCTGGTCGCGGGGGTGAGCCTGGCCGTGACACCGGCCTCGGCCATCGCCGCGCCGGCCGCCGCGGCGGTCACCAGACCTGAGCCGCAGAAGGAACGCTCGGTTCCGGGCGGGCCGGTGCCGGTCCAGCCTGCGCCGGTCAGCGAGACCGACACCAGGGCGATCAGTGCACCGCCACAGGTCTCCTGGCCTGCCAAGGGGACCGCGGACGTCGAGTTGCCCGCCGGGCGGGCAACGCCACAGGGGAATGCTCAACCGTCCACTGTGGACTATCGCAAGGCCGGGGACCTGCCGGTCGCGATCGGTGTCCTGCCCGCGCAGGCATCAGCCCGTTCGGCGCCCGCTGATCCGGGCAAGGTCCGGGTGGAGGTCCTCGACCGCGCGGAGGCGGTCAAGGCCGGTGTTCCCGGCGTGCTGCTGAAGGTCACCGACGCCGGTGGCACCGCGGGCCGCGACCTGTCGGTCCGGCTCGACTACCGCGGGTTCGCCGAGGCATACGGCGGCAACTACGGTTCCCGGCTGCGCCTGGTGCAGTACCCGGAATGCGTGCTGAGCACGCCGGAGCGGGCCGAGTGCCGGAGCGGGACCCCGCTCCGCGGCGACAACCACGCCAAGGACCGGTCGCTGACCGGCGCGGTCACCCTCGCCGAGCCCTCCTCGCCCGGCCGGGCCGCGGTCGGCACGAACGCCGTGCTGGCCGCCGAACCGGGTGCGGGCAGCAACGGAGGTTCTTACCAGGCAACGGATCTGGCCGCCTCGGCGAGCTGGCAGGCCGGCGGTTCCAGTGGTGACTTCAGCTACTCGATCCCGGTCAAGGTGCCGCCGTCGCTGGGCGGGCCCGCGCCGAGCGTCGGGCTGTCCTACTCCTCCGGCTCCGCGGACGGGCGGACCAGTGCCACCAACAACCAGGCGTCCATGGTCGGTGACGGCTGGGACCTCAGCGCGGGTGGCTATGTCGAGCGCAAGTACCGGTCCTGCACCGAGGACCAGTACAAGAACGGCGACAAGAACAAGAAGGGCAACCAGGGCGAGCGCCGGACCGGCGACCAGTGCTACGACACGGACAACGCGACCCTGATGCTCGGCGGCACCTCCTCAGAGCTGGTCTGGGACGCGCCCAACAGGCGCTGGCGCTCGAAGAAGGACGACGGCGCCTACATCGAGTTGCTCAAGGGCGCCGACAACGGTGACAACGACGGTGAGCACTGGAAGGTCACCTCGACCGACGGCACCCAGTACTTCCTGGGGCGCAACAAGCTTCCTGGCTGGGACGGCGCCAAGCGGCACCCCACGACCAACTCGGCGTGGACGGTGCCGGTCTTCGGTAACCACAGCGATGAGCCCTGTTACAAGCCCGAGTACGCCGCGGCCTGGTGCCAGCAGGCGTGGCGGTGGAACCTCGATCAGGTCATCGACCCCAAGGGCAACATCACCGTCTACTACTACAACTACGAGGAGAACCACTACGGCCGCAACGCCACGCCAGAGGCAGGCACGTTCTACGTGCGTGCCGGGCACATCGACCGCATCGAGTACGGCCTGCGCGAGGACAACGCCTACGCGGCGGCGCCGTCGAAGGTGCGGTTCGAGACGGCCGAGCGCTGCCTGCCCTCCGGCGCGATCACCTGCGCGCCGGGACAGCTGAACAAGGACACCGCGAAGTCCTGGCCGGACGTGCCGTTCGACCAGATCTGCGCGCCGAACACCAGGTGTGAGAGCCAGCTCTCCCCGGTCTTCTTCACCCGCAAGCGGTTGACCAAGGTGGTCACCGAGGTGCTGCGTGAGGTGCCGAACGCCCAGCCTCGGCACTTCGAGGTCGACTCCTGGAGTCTGCGGCACATCTTCCCCGACTCAGGCGATGCCCTCTCGCCCGTGCTGTGGCTGGCCGGCGCCACCCGCTCCGGGCACGTCGGCGGCACCGCGTCCCTGCCGGAGATCACCTTCGGCGGGACCTCCATGCCGAACCGGGTGGGCACCATCGACCGGCTCACCTCGGTCACCCGGTACCGGCTCACCGGAATCCGCGGTGAGGGCGGCGGGAACACCACGGTCAAGTACGCCGAGCCCGAGTGCAAGAAGGGCGATCCACTGCCCGCGCCCGAGGCGAACACGCTGCGCTGCTACCCGACGTGGTGGAGTCCGGAGGGCGCGCCGGAACCGCTGCTGGACTGGTTCCACAAGTACGTGGTGACCAGCGTGCACGAGGGCGACAACGTCGGCGGCTCCACCCTCCTGAGTACCGAGTACCAGTACCCGGACAAGGGCGGCGCCTGGCACTTCGACGACAACGACTTCGGCAAACCGGAGCACCGGACCTACTCCGCCTGGCGCGGGTACCAGAACGTCCGCGTGATCAAGGGGGCCGCCGGCACGGTCCAGTCGATGAACGACACCGTCTACCTGCGCGGGATGGACGAGGATCGCCTGCCAGGTGGCCGGAAACGGGACGTCTGGGTCACCCCGGGCAAGGGCAAGGCGGTCGAGGATCACGAGGCCCTGCAAGGGTTCGTGCTGGAGACGTTGGAGCACAACGGCGGCAAGGTCGTCTCGGCCTCGGTCAACCAGCCCTGGCTGAAAGGACCCACCGCGACCAGCGGTGACGACCGGTCCTTCCTGGTGCAGACCGCGGAGGTGCACGGCCGCGCCCTGATCGCCGGGGACAAGTGGCGGGAAACCCTGGTCCGCAAGACCTTCGACGAGGAGTTCGGCACCCCGCTGACCGTCGATGACGCGGGTGACCTCGCCGTCACCGGTGACGAGAAGTGCACGCAGAACACCTATCTGCGCAACCGGGACCGCTGGCTGCTGACCTACTCCGCGCGGGTCCTGACCGTGGCGCTGCCCTGTGCGGCGGCGCCGGGCAAGGACAGCGACCGGATCAGCGATGTCCGTTCCGCCTACGACTATCAGGAGGCGGGGAAGGCGCCTACCGGCCGTGGCGAGGTGACGAAGGTCGAGCGCTGGAACGGCACCGGCTACCAGACGGTGAGCGAGAGCAGGTTCGACCCGTACGGCCGCACCGTCGAGACCACCGACGTGGACAAGAAGAAGAGTTCCACCGCCTACAGCCCGGCGGGCGGCCTGCCGGTCCGGACGATCACCTCCACCAACCAGTTGCAGCACACCTCGGTCAAGACCCTGGAACCGGCGTGGGCGATCCCAGTGGCCGAGACCGGGCCGAACGGGGAACGCGCCGACCTGGCCTACGACCCACTCGGCCGGATGCTGAAGGTGTGGCCGCCGAGCAAGCCGAAGGTCAACGAGGCGACCCCGGCGAGTACCGAGTACAGCTACGAGTACCGCCCAGACAAGCCAACCGCGGTCACCACGAAGTCGTTGCAGGAGAAGGGCGGCCACACGATCTCGGTCGCGCTCTACGACGGCTTGCTGCGGCCACGGCAGACGCAGACGCCCAGCGCCAGCGGTGGCCGGGTGCTCAGCGACACCTGGTATGACTCCCGCGGTCTGGCCTGGAAGACCAACGGCGCCTACTACAACCAGGATTCGGGTCCGACCACCGAACTGCTCGGGGTGAAGGACACTGAGGTACCGAACCAGAGCGTCACCCACTACGACGGCATGGCCCGGCCGCTGGAGGTGATCCAGCTCAAGGGCACCCGGCAGGACCAGGTGGAGCAGCGGCGCACCAGCAGCCGCTACGAGGGCGACCGCACGCACGTGCTGCCGCCGACCGGCGACACGGTCACCTCGGTGATCAGCAACGCCCAGGGACAGGTAGTCGAGCGCCGCCAGTACCACGGCCAGATCCCGGACGGGCCCTTCGACGCCACGACCTACAGCTACACCAAGGCCGGTCAGCTGGAGACGGTCAAGGACCCGATGGGCAACACCTGGCGCTACGAGTACGACGCGCTGGGCCGCAAGTTCAAGGACCACGACCCGGACAAGGGCACGACCACCTACGCCTTCAACGACACCGACCAGCTGACCTCGACCACGGACTCCCGCGGCCGGACGGTGGCCTACTCCTACGACGTGCTCGGCCGCAAGGACGGCATGTACGAGGGGGCAGTCGGCGGGAAGAAGCTGGCTGAGTGGACCTTCGACACCCTGAAGAAGGGGCTGCCGACCGCGTCCACCCGGTTCGTCGACGGTCAGGCGTACACGTCCAAGGTGGACTGGTACGACGGCGCGAACCGGCCGACCAAGACCTCGGTGGTCGTCCCCGCGCGGGAGGGCGGTCTGGCGGGCACCTACACCTTCAGCGCGAAGTACTCGCCCAACACCGGTCAGCTCGAACAGAGTTCGATGCCCGCGGCGGGCGGCCTGCCCGCGGAGACGATCGCGCACGACTACAACACGCTCGGCATGCCGACCAAGACCTTCGGCATCGAGACCTATGCCGATGAGCACAAGTACTCGCCCTACGGCGAGACCATGGGGCTCACCTACGGCTCCGGCGGCAAACGGGTCTGGACAGACAATTTCTACGAGGAGGGCAGCCGGCGGGCCGAGCGGACGTCCATCACCAGCGGTTCGGCCGAGACCGCCAGGGTGGCCGACCGGAACTACCGCTACGACAAGGCCGGCAACATCACCCGCATCGCGGACACGCCCGAGGGCGGCCCGCAGGACGTGCAGTGCTTCCGGTACGACTACCTGCGCCGGATGACCACCGCGTTCACCCCGTCCACCGGCGACTGCCAGGTTCCGTTGGAGCAGAAGAACATCGGTGGTGCGGCTCCGTACTGGTACGACTTCACCTTCGACAAGATCGGCAACCGCAAGACCGAGGTGAAGCACGCTCCGCAGGGTGACACCACCCGCACCTACCATTACCCGGCGCCAGGAGCGGGCGCGAGCCAGCCGCACACCGTCCGCTCCGTGGAGCAGGCGGGGCCAGGCGGGACGCGCAAGGACGAGTTCGGCTACGACGCCACCGGCAACACCACCACCCGCAAGGTCGCGGGTTCCACCCAGACCCTGGACTGGGACGTCGAGGGCAAGCTGAGCACGGTCACCGAGGCCGACGGCAAGAAGTCGCAGTACGTCTACGACGCCAGCGGTGGCAGGTTGCTGCGGAAGGAGAACGGCCGCACCACGCTGTACCTGCCGGGTATGGAGCTGACCATGCCGGACGGCGGTCAGCCGACCGCCAAGCGGTACTACGCCCACGGCGGTGCGACCGTGGCCGTCCGAGGTTCGGTCTCCGGGCTGAACATGACCTTCGGCGATCACCAGGGCTCACCGACGACGTCCATCAACGCCGCGACCGGCGCGGTGGACCGCCGCTACCAGGACCCGTTCGGCCAGACCCGGGCACCACTGGCCGACTCCTGGCCGGATGACAAGGGCTTCGTCGGCGGCGTCAACGACAGCAGCGGCCTGACCCACATCGGCGCCCGCCAGTACGACGGCGCGACCGGCCGCTTCATCTCAGCCGACCCGATCATGGACCTGGCCGACCCCCAGCAGATCAACGGCTACTCCTATTCCAACGGCAACCCGATCACCTTCTCTGACTCGACCGGCTTGGCCATGGACTGCCGGCCGACCTGTCTCTACGAGGGCGAGAACTTCAACCGCGTGACCCCGCCTGGTTGGAGCCGCGAGCAGCGAGTGCGGGATGAGAACGCACGTATTGCTCGAGTGAAGGTCAAGACGGACGAGAAGAATGCCAAGAATGCTCGGCAGGAGAAGGCCAGGAACCAGGCTGGAGTCAGTCAGGAGGAATACGAGGAGGCCAAGCGTCTCGCCGCCAAGCGTGTCATCGACATTGTCCTGGATGCGGCCGGCGAGATCCTGAAGGACATCACCGGCCTGAACGACATGGAAGACTGTTTCGTCAAGGGCGACTTCTGGGGCTGTGCGTCCCTGGCGTCGAACCTGATCCCCGCGGCGAAACTGTTCACCGGTCTGGCGAAGCTCTATGACGGGATCAGACGGGCGATCAGCGCGGTCAGCACCTATTTCGAGAAGATCGGGCCGGCGAAGGCGTTGCTGGCCAAGGTCGACAAGGTCGCCGATGATCTGAAGACCGATGGCGGGTCGTGTCCGATCCGGAGTTTTGTGCCGGGGACGCGGGTGTTGCTGGCTGATGGGTCGAGCAAACCGATTGAAGAGATACGGATAGGCGATCGTGTGCAGGCGGCTGATCCGGAGACGGGTGAGTCGGGGGCTCGGGCGGTTGTCGGCACGGTGACCAATGAGAGTGTCAAGCGGTTGGTGACTGTCACTGTTGACACTGATGGTGATCGTGGTGAGGCGACCGGGTCGGTTGTGGCCACCGACAATCACCCGTTCTGGGTGGACAGCCAGCGACGCTGGGTTTATGCCCGTAATCTTGCAGCTGGCGATCAGGTGCTGGATGCTGCCGGGGCGCAGGTTTCCGTGGTGGCGACAAGTGAGCGCGTCGCGGTGCAGCGCGTATATAACCTGGCCATCGACGATATTCATACCTACTTCGTCTTGGCTGGTTCGACTGCAACTTTGACCCACAACTGTCCTGAGGGGGACAGTAGTGAGCCGAAAGAGTATGGCCCTTACAGTCGTGAAGAGTCCAGATCGCAACCTCCCGAGGTTGCTGACATGCAGGTTGACTCTGGAGAGCTTTGGGGGCGTCCGTACATGAATGGCGTGGGAAAGCCAGTCGTTCAAGCGTATAATCGCCCCTTGCCGGAGGGTGTGCGTGGAATTGAGTTCTACACTACGGTAAGGCCGAACTTTAAGGCCTCGCCCGCCCCTGAGGTTCGGTGGTATGCGGGAGATGAAGGTGTGATCTTTGATGATGATTTTGCTAAGATTCCAGCGCGAATTACTAAAAACACTCAGACGGGGCGAACGTAG
- a CDS encoding LamG domain-containing protein, whose protein sequence is MVIPAVAAPAAPARETGSESAARAAAKQQNKPVPVASKTTETGQVVANPDGSFTLTEHVQPVRVRRGDQWAPIDLTLRKRADGLVEPAASPVDLRLSGGGAQKLAVLGRDGREVGLGWEGALPTPVLTGATATYAEVYPGADLVVRATLTGFSQLLVVKNAEAAKNPKVRKVVFDSHTKNVTLGLVPPPAGGRSAPAVGNGTDLQAVDAEGKVVFTGEASRMWDSTGPGSHADRLNGPGEGGREAAMGVELAGARLAVVPDAAFLTAADTRYPVYIDPDYQWTGRKNHHAVVQSEWPTERNYDKTGGDLNDLKAGYARERGVWMVSRSFAELDIVRVHGTTIHWAELKTTVVHSAACNNLPTQVWVTGGIDPGTTWKHQPNWNRRLGDIRQQNNATYCRTDGQAKVDAGDVVRQGVAEGWRNVTFGFRADNEGNKDHWRRFDLNPRLEIGYNTPPNPPTELSMEVGQIPCVRGPNRPMVFTKTPRLRARLSDPDSGALLDAGFRVLKGTPEQHTWDGNETRVDKIPSGEFAEVKVPEGVITDGQVYTWHLWAGDYEASAWSEMCEFTVDFQDPGIPAVSSTDYPAGKASGGAGQTGRFQIMANGTNDVEHYLYSFTDEESDDPKNRVNANGIGGDAVVHWTPALERPQTMYVRSVDRSSRRSPIHRYQFIVKPHDVATAGLQAHWKLDTDLSDSSGNNRSLAPEGAPAQRAEGYRGRASQFDGVDDRMLHRGPVLDTSRSFSVSAWVKLDRDNNWATVVSQESTDPSHKVSSFFLQYADGPDRWAFAMPNKSDPSGGTARALSTAPPKLGMWTHLVGVYDAAGGKLSLYVNGIRQQEAAVTGWSGAGDLVIGAARWDGGLVDYFPGTVDDIRVYNRVLVPAEAAFLTNQPISRAHYVLQEGNGTTTRDAVTGRDAQFHGGVSWSAEEYTAVRLNGEPGPNGGHLVGPRPGFRTDQSFTVSAWVRAESLDNRAHTAVSIGDPKYSPFLLQYRPEQGKWGFLLSCSDREPCGRTVLSSEPARAGEWVHLTGVYDAVAGEARIYVDGLFAGREQNVSGWNNSGDLLIGRAQWGEQATDYFKGAVDDVKVFAGVPSDAEILQLKNRS, encoded by the coding sequence TGGCAGCTTCACGCTCACCGAGCACGTCCAGCCGGTCCGGGTCCGCCGCGGCGACCAGTGGGCCCCGATCGACCTGACCCTGCGCAAGCGCGCCGACGGCCTGGTCGAACCGGCCGCGTCACCAGTGGATCTGCGGTTGTCCGGTGGGGGCGCGCAGAAGCTGGCGGTGCTGGGCCGGGACGGCCGGGAGGTCGGCCTCGGTTGGGAGGGTGCGCTGCCCACCCCGGTGCTCACGGGCGCGACCGCGACCTATGCCGAGGTCTACCCCGGCGCTGACCTGGTCGTAAGGGCCACGCTCACCGGGTTCAGCCAGTTGCTGGTGGTCAAGAACGCCGAAGCGGCGAAGAACCCCAAGGTGCGCAAGGTCGTCTTCGACTCACACACGAAGAACGTCACCCTCGGCCTGGTGCCGCCGCCAGCCGGTGGGCGCAGCGCCCCGGCCGTCGGCAACGGCACTGACCTGCAGGCCGTCGACGCCGAGGGCAAGGTCGTGTTCACCGGCGAGGCGTCCCGGATGTGGGACTCCACCGGCCCCGGCAGCCATGCCGACCGGTTGAACGGGCCTGGTGAGGGCGGCCGGGAGGCGGCCATGGGCGTGGAGCTGGCCGGGGCCAGGCTCGCCGTGGTGCCGGACGCCGCGTTCCTCACCGCCGCCGACACCAGGTATCCGGTCTACATCGACCCGGACTACCAGTGGACGGGCCGGAAGAACCACCACGCGGTCGTGCAAAGCGAGTGGCCGACCGAACGCAACTACGACAAGACCGGCGGCGACCTGAACGACCTCAAGGCCGGCTACGCCAGGGAGCGTGGCGTCTGGATGGTCTCCCGGTCGTTCGCGGAGCTGGACATCGTCCGCGTGCACGGCACCACCATCCACTGGGCCGAACTCAAGACCACGGTCGTGCATTCGGCCGCCTGCAACAACCTGCCGACCCAGGTGTGGGTGACCGGTGGCATCGATCCCGGCACGACCTGGAAGCACCAGCCCAACTGGAACCGGCGGCTGGGGGACATCAGGCAGCAGAACAACGCGACGTACTGCCGCACCGACGGTCAGGCCAAGGTCGATGCCGGTGACGTTGTGCGGCAAGGAGTCGCCGAAGGCTGGCGGAACGTGACCTTCGGGTTCCGCGCGGACAACGAGGGCAACAAGGACCACTGGCGGCGCTTCGACCTCAACCCCCGCCTGGAGATCGGCTACAACACCCCGCCGAACCCGCCGACCGAGCTGAGCATGGAGGTCGGGCAGATCCCCTGCGTCCGTGGGCCGAACCGGCCGATGGTGTTCACCAAGACCCCGCGGCTGCGGGCCCGGCTGTCCGACCCGGACTCCGGTGCGTTGCTGGACGCCGGTTTCCGCGTGCTGAAGGGCACTCCGGAGCAGCACACCTGGGACGGCAACGAGACCAGGGTCGACAAGATCCCCTCAGGTGAGTTCGCCGAGGTCAAGGTGCCCGAGGGCGTGATCACCGACGGGCAGGTCTACACCTGGCACCTCTGGGCAGGCGATTACGAGGCGTCGGCCTGGTCGGAGATGTGCGAGTTCACGGTCGACTTCCAGGACCCGGGCATCCCGGCGGTCTCCTCGACGGACTATCCGGCGGGCAAGGCATCCGGTGGCGCCGGGCAGACCGGCCGGTTCCAGATCATGGCCAACGGCACCAACGACGTAGAGCACTACCTGTACTCCTTCACTGACGAGGAGAGCGACGATCCGAAGAACCGGGTCAACGCCAACGGCATCGGCGGGGACGCGGTGGTGCACTGGACGCCCGCGCTGGAACGCCCGCAGACGATGTACGTCCGCTCGGTCGACCGCTCCAGCAGGCGCTCGCCGATCCACCGGTACCAGTTCATCGTCAAGCCGCACGACGTGGCCACCGCGGGGCTCCAGGCACACTGGAAACTGGACACCGACCTGAGCGACTCTTCCGGCAACAACCGTTCGCTCGCACCGGAAGGCGCTCCCGCGCAACGGGCCGAGGGCTATCGTGGCCGGGCCAGTCAGTTCGACGGCGTTGACGACCGGATGCTGCACCGGGGGCCGGTGCTGGACACCTCCAGGAGCTTCTCCGTCTCGGCCTGGGTCAAGCTGGACCGGGACAACAACTGGGCCACCGTGGTCAGTCAGGAGAGCACCGACCCCAGCCACAAGGTCAGCTCGTTCTTCCTGCAGTACGCCGACGGGCCGGACCGCTGGGCCTTCGCCATGCCCAACAAGAGCGATCCCTCCGGCGGCACCGCGCGAGCGCTGTCCACCGCACCGCCGAAACTGGGCATGTGGACCCACCTGGTCGGCGTGTACGACGCCGCAGGCGGGAAACTCTCCTTGTACGTCAACGGTATTCGCCAACAGGAGGCCGCGGTCACCGGCTGGTCCGGCGCGGGCGACCTGGTGATCGGCGCGGCCAGGTGGGACGGCGGGCTCGTCGACTACTTCCCCGGCACGGTGGACGACATCCGGGTCTACAACCGGGTGCTGGTGCCGGCCGAGGCCGCGTTCCTGACCAACCAGCCCATCTCCCGGGCGCACTACGTGCTCCAGGAGGGCAACGGCACCACCACACGGGACGCGGTGACCGGCCGGGACGCGCAGTTCCACGGCGGGGTCAGCTGGTCGGCGGAGGAGTACACCGCGGTCCGGCTCAACGGCGAGCCCGGTCCCAACGGCGGTCACCTGGTCGGGCCCCGGCCAGGCTTCCGGACCGACCAGTCCTTCACGGTCTCCGCCTGGGTCAGGGCGGAGTCCCTCGACAATCGGGCGCACACCGCGGTCAGCATCGGCGACCCCAAGTACTCGCCGTTCCTGTTGCAGTACCGGCCGGAGCAGGGCAAGTGGGGATTCCTGCTCTCCTGCTCGGACCGGGAGCCCTGCGGGCGGACGGTGCTGTCCAGTGAACCGGCCAGGGCCGGGGAGTGGGTGCACCTGACCGGTGTCTACGACGCGGTCGCCGGTGAGGCGCGGATCTACGTGGACGGCCTGTTCGCCGGCCGGGAGCAGAACGTCAGCGGCTGGAACAACTCCGGCGACCTGCTGATCGGCCGGGCGCAGTGGGGCGAGCAGGCCACGGACTACTTCAAGGGCGCGGTGGACGACGTGAAGGTCTTCGCCGGTGTGCCCAGCGACGCCGAGATCCTGCAACTGAAGAACCGTTCCTGA